The region ACAGCCTTAAACCGGAAAATTTTCTTTCTATTACCGGTGTCGATAAATTAGATGACGTGCTGGACGCGATCAAGTCGGCTAAAACCACAGGTTTTAATCAAATAAAGGTCAACGCCGTTATCATTCGCGGCCGAAATGATGATGAGATCGTCGACCTCGCCAGATTCGCCCGCCGAAATGAACTAGCAATGCGATTCATTGAGTTCATGCCGCTTGACGCGGGCCGTATGTGGGATCGAACTCAGATCGTTTCGGGGAGGGAGATCCGCCGGAGGATCAGCGAAGTCTTTCCGCTCATTTTGACGAATCCGTCGCGCGGGCAGCAAACCGCCTGGAAATATCATTTTGCCGACGGAGCCAAGGGCGAGATCGGCATTATTTCGCCGGTCACGGATTCATTTTGTGGTGCCTGTTCAAGAGTACGCCTTACCGCCGACGGGCAGATTCGCACCTGTTTATTCTCGAAAAAAGAATATGATCTGCGCGGTTTACTCAGAAACGGAGGAACACGGAGCGAGATCGTCGATTTTATTTGCTCCGCGGTGATAAGGAAAGAATCTGGTCACGCGATCAACACAGGCGGCTTTGAATATGCGTCACGATCGATGAGTTCCATCGGCGGTTAGAAGCTCGCCAGGCACAAAGTATTTTCCGTTCATTCAACATAATATGATCCAAGTCATATTTCTCGATTTGCATGAACCATAGAATTCATGATGACTGACAACTCATACGACGGTGATTGGTATGTTACCGATAAAGGTTCACGTCCCAGACGTGAGTTACCACCAAAACCTTATCTCCTGCCAGGTGGCCTGTCCGGTACATACGGACGCCCGTGGTTATGTGCGGGCGATCGCAGAAGGCCGGTTCGAAGATGCCTATCTGATAGCTCGCGGACCGAACCCGTTTGCTTCGATCTGCGGCCGCATTTGCGGAGCTCCCTGCGAGATCGCCTGCCGCCGCGGAAAAATTCCAAAAGTTAACGATGACGGTATGTTCGTCGGGCAGGATCGCCCGATAGCGATCCGTGCTCTCAAGCGATTTGCCTGTGAACAAGCCGGGCCTGAGGCAAAGGCGACAGACGACATTCTTAATTCGATCAAATCGTTTATCCCGCCGATCGCGGCCGACGCCGACGAAATGGCCGCGCTACTCCAATCGAGCATTCAGGGGAAATTTGAGAAAGGTGGCGGCGAACGAGTTTCGATCATCGGTGCGGGGCCGGCTGGACTGTGTGCCGCTCACGATCTTGCGTTGATGGGATTCAGACCTGTCGTATTTGAGATCGAACCGGTCGCTGCCGGAATGTTGGCCGTCGGTGTTCCCGCCTACCGGCTGCCGCGTGAGCTGATAGAGAAAGAGATCGCGGTCATCGAGGCGTTGGGCGTTGAGATTCGCTGTAGTGTTCAGGTCGGAAAGGATATTTCATTTGCCGAACTTCGGGAAGATTTTGCCGCCGTGATAATCGCGGTTGGTGCCAAATCGTCAAGAGGTTTGGGCCTGACAGGTGAGAATGGCCCGAATGTTTACGGAGGCGTCGATCTGTTGCGGGCGGTTTCGCTTGGAGAAAAGATCGAGGTCGGCCGTGAGATCGTGGTCATCGGCGGCGGTAATGTTGCATATGATGTTGCGCGAACAGTCGTCCGTCAAATTGCGTTCGATACTGCACGCACCGCTGCAAGGCTGTCCGAAACAGCCCATGTTTTTCTCGTTTCGCTTGAAAGTGCCGAGGAAATGCCCGCCGACACGATCGAGATCGTCGAGGGCGACGAGGAAGGTATCGAGCGTCAGAATGGCTGGGGACCAACGGAGATCGTTCGCGATGGCGACGGCAAGGTCACCGGCGTTAAATTCCGCAAATGCCTACGTGTTTATGACAATGAACACAAATTCTCGCCGCTCTATGACGAGAATGAAACCAAGATCATTCCTTGCGATACAGTACTCTTGGCGGTTGGCCAGGCACCGACACTGTCATTTCTAGAGGCTGGTGGAAAAGACGTCGAACTCACCCGCGGCAGTTGGATCCAAAACAATCCGAACACGCTCGAAACGACCGGAAAAGGCGTGTTTGTCGCCGGCGATCTTGCCCACGGAACGCGTTTGCTGATCGATGCCGTCGCCTCCGGCAAGGCAGCGGCGCGTTCCGTATATCAATATCTTACCGGCAATACCCTCGAAAAGAACGCGGTCACATCTCATATCGTCCTCGACCGGTATTCTCGCGAACGCGGATATGAATCGCTTCGCCGCGTAGCCGTTCCCGTCATCCACCCGGCAGAACGCCTAACGCATCCCGAAAACGAGGTCGAGCGTGGTTATAACCGTGAAGAGGCCATGCGCGAAGCTTCGCGGTGTCTCGATTGCGGGGTGACACCAGTATTTGACGGAACGAGGTGTGTTCTTTGTGGTGGGTGTGCTGATGTTTGTCCGACACAGTGTTTGAAGCTGGTTTCGTTGGGTGAATTGGAGTTTGACGACCAACTCCTCAACACGATCGAAGACACCCTCGGCCATGACGCCGATCTCGACGAAAATTCGGTAATTCTCAAGGACGAGGACCGCTGCATTCGCTGCGCATTGTGTGCGACGCGTTGCCCGGTCGATGCGATCACGATGGAGCGGGTCGCATTCTCAACAACATGGAGGTCTCAATGACAACAAAACCCGGGAAAGAAAAGTCTAGATTTGACCCCGAACCAATAGCTCGACGCGATTTCATTGGCCTGGCGGCAATAGGAACGACTGCGGTTACCTTTCTGTTTTCGATCTTTGGAATGCTGAAACTGCCAAAGGCCGCCGTTTCAGCTTCGCCGGCAAAGAAGTTCAATGTAACGCTGCCCGCTTCTCTTGCAAATGGCGAGGCATTTACACCTCCGGGACGCTCAGTTGCGGTATTTCGCG is a window of Chloracidobacterium sp. DNA encoding:
- the moaA gene encoding GTP 3',8-cyclase MoaA, encoding MLKPIVDIGMLRDLYNRQIRDLRVSLTDRCNFRCFYCNSSAEQDVSNRPDLLTFEEIVAVCEVFVSLGIEKIRLTGGEPLVRKDVELLVAKLTKLKDSDARSANEKIGSTGPNRLREIAMITNGSNFPNKAAALKLAGLDRVTFSLDSLKPENFLSITGVDKLDDVLDAIKSAKTTGFNQIKVNAVIIRGRNDDEIVDLARFARRNELAMRFIEFMPLDAGRMWDRTQIVSGREIRRRISEVFPLILTNPSRGQQTAWKYHFADGAKGEIGIISPVTDSFCGACSRVRLTADGQIRTCLFSKKEYDLRGLLRNGGTRSEIVDFICSAVIRKESGHAINTGGFEYASRSMSSIGG
- a CDS encoding FAD-dependent oxidoreductase codes for the protein MLPIKVHVPDVSYHQNLISCQVACPVHTDARGYVRAIAEGRFEDAYLIARGPNPFASICGRICGAPCEIACRRGKIPKVNDDGMFVGQDRPIAIRALKRFACEQAGPEAKATDDILNSIKSFIPPIAADADEMAALLQSSIQGKFEKGGGERVSIIGAGPAGLCAAHDLALMGFRPVVFEIEPVAAGMLAVGVPAYRLPRELIEKEIAVIEALGVEIRCSVQVGKDISFAELREDFAAVIIAVGAKSSRGLGLTGENGPNVYGGVDLLRAVSLGEKIEVGREIVVIGGGNVAYDVARTVVRQIAFDTARTAARLSETAHVFLVSLESAEEMPADTIEIVEGDEEGIERQNGWGPTEIVRDGDGKVTGVKFRKCLRVYDNEHKFSPLYDENETKIIPCDTVLLAVGQAPTLSFLEAGGKDVELTRGSWIQNNPNTLETTGKGVFVAGDLAHGTRLLIDAVASGKAAARSVYQYLTGNTLEKNAVTSHIVLDRYSRERGYESLRRVAVPVIHPAERLTHPENEVERGYNREEAMREASRCLDCGVTPVFDGTRCVLCGGCADVCPTQCLKLVSLGELEFDDQLLNTIEDTLGHDADLDENSVILKDEDRCIRCALCATRCPVDAITMERVAFSTTWRSQ
- a CDS encoding ubiquinol-cytochrome c reductase iron-sulfur subunit, with the translated sequence MTTKPGKEKSRFDPEPIARRDFIGLAAIGTTAVTFLFSIFGMLKLPKAAVSASPAKKFNVTLPASLANGEAFTPPGRSVAVFRDDDGVFAISTVCTHLGCIVKPSPTGFNCPCHGSAYTTDGLVTKGPAPKALPWLKVTKSGSGYVVDEEAMVKTGTKV